One Candidatus Limnocylindrales bacterium genomic window, CTCTTCAGAAGACGCCTCATAAAGTTGCCTCTCGGACCCGGGTTTCAACAGCCCACTCTGAAAAAACTTATAAAGAGTCGATACCACCAGAGCCAGCCCTCGAACACTGCCTACCCTTAAAGCCTGTATCTGTTCCTCGTACCTCTCAGAAGCCGTTTTATTCAGATTTATGTCGGAGGGACCTTCCCGAAGTATTTTCATAATCTCCGGAATATCCTTTTTCTCCATAACCTTTCGAAGTCCTAACTTTGCACTGGAGCTTACCGGAATATACACTATCATCTGTGCTTCCCGTCTTTTCAGTTTTACCTTGTAAAACAATTTCCTTTGACCGTCAAAATCCTTATAGGTAACATCTACGATCTCTCCCTGGCCGATACGAGGGTAAACAACTCGATCTCCTTTCTTAAATCGCATGGAAGATCTATGGTTTAAGCAACCTGGCGAAATCGCCATGTGCTAAGGCCGCCTTTCCTCGGCCTAGAATCTCCCCTGAAGGCCCTTCCCGGGTACCCTCAATGCCGTTGCCTGACTTTAATTTCTTTATAAGAGGTATCAGAAACCAATTTTAAACAATTTGGACCACCCGGAGTTGAATTTTCCCCAACAGAAAATACCAGAATTTTAACC contains:
- a CDS encoding CarD family transcriptional regulator; the protein is MAISPGCLNHRSSMRFKKGDRVVYPRIGQGEIVDVTYKDFDGQRKLFYKVKLKRREAQMIVYIPVSSSAKLGLRKVMEKKDIPEIMKILREGPSDINLNKTASERYEEQIQALRVGSVRGLALVVSTLYKFFQSGLLKPGSERQLYEASSEELAKELALASSIELEEAREMIQKALAAKEVIS